In Liquorilactobacillus nagelii DSM 13675, the following proteins share a genomic window:
- a CDS encoding helix-turn-helix domain-containing protein, whose amino-acid sequence MKIGKQIQKQRERLNMPQDQLANKLYVSRQTVSNWENDRHYPDIENLLLLSVLFDTSLDQLVKGDVPNMKKKVFTKESNRDAKLMIACWIIGIVTIGPSLWLPSPWFYIMVITPFVLGFIPAIHLEYLKHKVDVRTYKEIIAYEDNKDIEKIRRHRNWVRDQLHQWGLAIGIGVIILVITVIVAIPFMFLYKYLH is encoded by the coding sequence ATGAAAATTGGCAAACAAATTCAAAAGCAACGAGAGCGTCTGAACATGCCCCAAGACCAGCTGGCTAATAAATTATATGTTTCTCGTCAGACAGTTTCTAACTGGGAAAATGATCGACACTACCCAGATATCGAGAATCTTCTTTTGCTGAGTGTGCTATTCGATACCTCCTTAGACCAATTAGTCAAAGGAGATGTACCAAATATGAAAAAGAAAGTCTTCACAAAAGAATCCAATCGAGATGCTAAACTGATGATTGCATGTTGGATAATTGGAATAGTTACTATTGGACCATCACTATGGTTGCCTAGTCCTTGGTTCTACATTATGGTTATAACTCCTTTTGTTCTTGGATTTATTCCAGCAATTCATTTAGAATATCTCAAACACAAGGTAGACGTCCGCACCTACAAGGAAATCATTGCCTATGAGGATAACAAAGACATTGAGAAAATTAGAAGACATCGTAATTGGGTGCGTGATCAATTACACCAATGGGGGCTTGCCATTGGTATTGGAGTGATTATCTTGGTGATCACAGTGATCGTAGCGATACCTTTCATGTTTCTCTATAAGTATCTGCACTAA
- a CDS encoding DUF1516 family protein, translating to MWIWLHLITWIVLAGVILTAIVQKKTTRLGVTIARICYVVAIISGIMLTGYAWQHSPVLTVFKILLAIGAIGFCEIFFSQTDHFSATKRWLLLAVIFAVGVVGLFLAGGYPFVR from the coding sequence ATGTGGATTTGGCTACACTTAATAACGTGGATTGTATTAGCAGGAGTAATTTTAACTGCAATAGTTCAAAAGAAAACAACTAGATTAGGGGTGACGATTGCCCGAATTTGTTATGTAGTAGCAATTATCAGTGGCATCATGCTGACGGGGTATGCTTGGCAGCATTCACCAGTTTTGACAGTTTTTAAAATTTTATTGGCAATCGGCGCAATTGGGTTTTGTGAGATCTTTTTCAGCCAAACAGACCATTTTTCAGCTACTAAACGATGGTTATTATTAGCGGTTATTTTTGCAGTTGGAGTTGTGGGCTTGTTTTTGGCAGGAGGCTATCCTTTTGTGAGATAG
- a CDS encoding cytochrome ubiquinol oxidase subunit I has translation MSIVSLARFQFAMTTVFHFFFVPFSIGTALAVAIMETTYVVTKKKEYLRMTKFWGNIFLLSFAVGVVTGIIQEFQFGMNWSDYSRFMGDIFGAPLAIEALLAFFMESTFLGLWMFTWDRLSPKVHVVFIWLVTFASMISALWILTANSFMQHPTGYAIKNGHAVMTSFSALLKNPQVWFEFGHVIAGTVVTGGIIIAGLSAFRLLHQKAKETAFYKKSLRLGLLLSLIGAVLVIFAGDQQMKYLINEQPMKFAATEGVYNTTKNHAAWSVIDWSNEKEHKNDFSLDIPDMLSILAYGRPSGAVQGMNEVNKQLEKKYGKNNNYYPPVNALFWSFRIMAGFGGLMLLVSALGLFFTRKKKQILYEKKWMLWVLGLCTFTPFLANTAGWLVTELGRYPWTVYGLFTIKQSVSPNVSVGSLLTTNIVYFLLFAFIAATMISLVRLELKKGPFYEDEIAADDHKADQVDPFDKEAFE, from the coding sequence ATGAGTATCGTTTCATTGGCGCGCTTTCAATTTGCAATGACAACGGTTTTCCACTTTTTCTTTGTACCATTTTCAATTGGAACCGCACTTGCTGTTGCAATTATGGAAACGACTTATGTTGTTACTAAGAAAAAAGAGTATCTCCGAATGACAAAATTTTGGGGAAATATTTTCCTACTTAGTTTTGCAGTCGGAGTGGTTACTGGCATTATTCAAGAATTTCAGTTCGGAATGAACTGGTCGGATTATTCAAGATTTATGGGGGATATTTTTGGAGCACCATTAGCAATTGAGGCGTTGTTGGCTTTCTTTATGGAGTCGACTTTCCTTGGCTTGTGGATGTTTACTTGGGATCGTCTCAGCCCTAAAGTCCATGTAGTGTTTATCTGGCTGGTGACTTTTGCCTCAATGATTTCAGCTTTGTGGATTTTAACAGCTAATAGCTTCATGCAGCATCCAACAGGCTATGCAATTAAAAATGGTCATGCTGTTATGACTAGTTTTTCGGCACTTTTAAAAAATCCGCAAGTTTGGTTTGAATTTGGTCATGTAATTGCTGGAACAGTGGTTACTGGTGGGATTATTATTGCTGGCTTGTCAGCTTTTCGATTACTTCATCAAAAGGCGAAAGAAACAGCTTTTTATAAAAAGTCACTACGACTAGGACTACTGTTGAGTTTGATTGGTGCAGTATTAGTGATTTTTGCTGGTGATCAGCAAATGAAGTATTTGATTAATGAGCAACCAATGAAATTTGCGGCAACTGAGGGAGTATATAACACAACTAAAAATCATGCGGCGTGGTCGGTAATTGACTGGTCTAATGAAAAAGAACACAAAAATGATTTTAGTTTGGACATTCCTGATATGCTAAGTATTTTAGCATATGGCCGGCCTTCTGGTGCGGTTCAAGGAATGAATGAAGTTAATAAACAGTTAGAAAAGAAGTACGGAAAGAATAATAACTATTACCCACCCGTTAATGCATTATTCTGGAGTTTTCGAATTATGGCTGGCTTTGGCGGCTTGATGTTGTTAGTTTCAGCTTTAGGTCTCTTCTTCACTCGCAAAAAGAAGCAGATTTTGTATGAGAAGAAGTGGATGTTGTGGGTTTTAGGATTGTGTACTTTTACACCATTTTTGGCTAATACGGCTGGTTGGTTAGTAACTGAACTTGGTCGTTATCCGTGGACGGTTTATGGCTTGTTTACCATAAAACAAAGTGTCTCACCAAATGTTTCAGTTGGTTCACTTCTAACAACTAATATTGTCTATTTCTTATTATTTGCATTCATTGCAGCAACGATGATTTCTTTGGTTCGTTTAGAGTTGAAAAAAGGACCATTTTATGAAGATGAGATTGCTGCTGACGATCACAAGGCCGACCAAGTCGATCCATTTGATAAGGAGGCGTTTGAATAA
- the cydB gene encoding cytochrome d ubiquinol oxidase subunit II, which yields MSPLQFIWFLLIGVLFAGFFFLEGFDYGVGMATKTLARNEQEKNQLIATIGPVWDGNEVWLITAGGAMFASFPFWYSALFSGYYLILFLILVGLIIRGVSFEFRAKSPTSKQGVWGATLVLGSFLVPFFFGVMFISMIQGMPLDAKGNMTATFFNYINLFSIVGGVAVVLMSYLHGLNYIALKTTGPVRERAKMQASKLYWVLYAGLVVFAVLLYLQTDFFKLHFTATLAWVVLIVLLTVAAHAAVMKGKELPAFLASGLTFVALVGLLFNGLFPRVMISSISSKYDLLISTASSSPYTLKVMTIVVCVFLPFVLAYIGWTYYIFHKRISHRPESQTGY from the coding sequence ATGAGCCCATTACAATTTATTTGGTTTTTATTAATTGGTGTTTTGTTCGCAGGATTCTTCTTTTTGGAAGGGTTTGATTATGGCGTTGGAATGGCCACAAAAACTTTGGCACGCAATGAGCAGGAAAAGAATCAGTTAATTGCAACGATTGGACCTGTTTGGGATGGTAATGAAGTTTGGTTGATTACTGCCGGAGGAGCAATGTTTGCTTCTTTCCCATTTTGGTATTCTGCTCTTTTCAGTGGTTACTATCTAATTTTATTTCTTATTTTGGTTGGTTTAATTATTCGCGGGGTTTCCTTTGAATTCCGAGCTAAATCTCCAACCAGCAAACAAGGTGTTTGGGGAGCAACGCTAGTTCTTGGGAGTTTCTTGGTTCCATTTTTCTTTGGTGTGATGTTTATCAGTATGATTCAGGGAATGCCATTGGATGCTAAGGGTAACATGACGGCAACGTTCTTTAATTACATTAATTTATTTTCAATTGTTGGGGGAGTTGCGGTTGTTTTAATGAGTTATCTGCACGGTTTGAATTATATTGCATTGAAGACAACTGGTCCCGTTCGTGAACGAGCTAAAATGCAGGCAAGCAAGCTTTATTGGGTTTTATATGCTGGCCTAGTAGTGTTTGCAGTTTTGCTTTATTTACAAACAGATTTCTTTAAACTGCATTTTACAGCCACACTGGCCTGGGTCGTACTGATTGTTTTGTTGACAGTTGCGGCTCATGCAGCAGTTATGAAGGGCAAAGAACTACCAGCTTTCTTAGCTAGTGGTTTGACTTTTGTAGCTTTAGTTGGATTATTATTCAATGGATTGTTTCCACGAGTAATGATTAGTTCAATTAGTTCTAAATATGATTTGTTAATTTCAACTGCATCATCAAGTCCATATACACTAAAAGTTATGACAATTGTAGTTTGTGTATTTTTACCATTTGTGTTGGCGTATATCGGTTGGACCTACTATATTTTCCATAAACGGATCAGTCATCGGCCAGAATCACAAACTGGGTATTAA
- the cydD gene encoding thiol reductant ABC exporter subunit CydD, whose translation MIDKKLMSFPGIRRVLALLLGLALLQAASILGQACFLAKAITNLWEGKSLTEQWNWILAFVACYLLRHICLLLRTRILDNYAQQQAQRLRQDLLTKVFEQGPQIIQDQGTGNVTTMALEGIDQVENYLQLILAKVATMTIVPWVLLAAVWLLDWKSGAFLLAIYPLIIIFMIVLGYAAQAKADHQYHTYQLLSNHFVDSLRGIDTLRYLGLSRRYARSIFKTSERFRKATMSTLRIAILSTFALDFFTTLSIAVVAVILGIRLINGAILLFPALTILILSPEYFLPIRDFSNDYHATLDGKNALTAIEEILANKKNEIKMIELPTWRTDSHLTIQQLDFTYAKQTSPTLKQLDLAVTGFQKIGIIGLSGSGKSTLINLLGGFLNPDRAQIQIAGKTISSFEQPTWQRQLIYIPQNPYIFRATLRENIAFYRPSASIAAIKEAVKVVGLEQLVAELPHGLDTQIGEGARGLSGGQAQRIALARAFLDQQRKILLFDEPTAHLDIETEVELKERMLPLMENHLVFFATHRLHWMQEMDQIVVLDHGRIAEQGSLAQLQQQQGAFAKLSQSLRSV comes from the coding sequence ATGATTGATAAAAAATTAATGTCTTTTCCTGGAATTCGCCGAGTTTTAGCGTTGTTGTTAGGATTGGCACTATTGCAAGCCGCTTCGATTCTGGGGCAGGCTTGTTTTTTAGCCAAAGCAATTACTAATTTGTGGGAAGGAAAGTCTTTAACCGAACAATGGAACTGGATCTTAGCTTTTGTTGCTTGCTATTTGTTGCGTCATATATGTTTGTTATTGCGTACGCGTATACTAGACAATTATGCTCAGCAACAAGCACAACGGTTGCGGCAAGATTTACTAACTAAGGTTTTTGAGCAAGGACCGCAAATTATTCAAGATCAAGGTACCGGTAACGTGACAACAATGGCTTTAGAGGGAATTGATCAAGTTGAAAATTATCTGCAATTAATTTTGGCAAAAGTTGCGACTATGACGATTGTTCCTTGGGTGTTATTAGCGGCAGTTTGGTTGCTTGATTGGAAATCAGGGGCTTTCTTATTGGCGATTTATCCATTGATAATTATTTTTATGATTGTTTTGGGTTATGCAGCCCAAGCTAAAGCAGACCATCAATATCATACGTATCAATTATTATCAAATCATTTTGTTGATTCCTTGCGGGGAATTGATACTTTACGTTATCTAGGGCTTAGTCGGCGTTATGCTCGGAGTATTTTTAAAACGAGTGAACGTTTCCGCAAAGCGACAATGAGCACTTTGCGAATTGCAATCTTGTCAACTTTTGCTTTGGATTTCTTTACTACACTTTCGATTGCAGTAGTCGCTGTAATTTTGGGTATTAGGTTAATTAATGGGGCAATTTTGTTATTTCCGGCTTTGACCATTTTGATTTTAAGTCCAGAGTACTTTTTACCTATCCGTGATTTTTCTAATGATTATCATGCTACTTTAGATGGTAAAAATGCTTTGACAGCAATCGAGGAAATTTTAGCAAATAAAAAAAATGAGATTAAAATGATTGAATTGCCAACTTGGCGAACAGATAGTCATTTGACAATTCAACAACTTGATTTTACCTACGCTAAGCAAACATCACCGACTTTAAAACAGCTTGATTTAGCAGTCACAGGTTTCCAGAAGATTGGAATTATTGGACTCAGCGGTTCTGGAAAGTCAACTTTAATTAACCTATTGGGAGGGTTTTTAAATCCTGATCGAGCACAGATTCAGATAGCTGGAAAAACGATTTCGTCATTTGAGCAACCAACCTGGCAGCGGCAATTGATTTATATTCCGCAAAATCCTTACATTTTTCGGGCAACATTACGGGAAAATATTGCTTTTTACCGTCCGAGTGCTTCAATCGCAGCAATTAAAGAAGCGGTTAAAGTGGTCGGCTTAGAGCAGTTGGTTGCAGAATTACCCCATGGCTTGGATACCCAAATTGGGGAGGGCGCACGTGGTTTAAGCGGTGGTCAAGCGCAACGTATTGCTTTAGCCCGCGCATTTTTAGACCAACAACGAAAAATTCTGTTATTTGACGAACCAACAGCTCACTTGGATATTGAAACTGAAGTTGAATTAAAAGAGCGGATGTTGCCATTGATGGAAAATCATTTAGTATTTTTTGCGACGCATCGGCTGCATTGGATGCAGGAAATGGATCAGATTGTTGTCTTAGATCACGGTCGGATTGCTGAGCAAGGTAGTTTAGCTCAATTGCAGCAACAGCAGGGAGCTTTTGCCAAGTTGAGTCAATCATTAAGGAGTGTCTAA
- the cydC gene encoding thiol reductant ABC exporter subunit CydC — protein sequence MQLFNLFKEDKWVRPFLRKYRRSLILALVLGFATFFCASALMFNSGYLISRSASLPENILLVYVPIVLTRAFGIGRPVFRYLERLTSHNWVLRLTSRLRLKLYQTLERDAVFFKSRHQTGDVLGLLSDDIAHLQNLYLRTVFPTVTAWMLYLFIILGLGWFSWWFGLVMLLFFGVIVFVFPLWSLLANAARQERRKQLRTQLYTDLTDNILGVSDWIFSQRADEYLNTHRQHEQQLAAVKAKLQQFDRRRDFMVQVVFGVIAIMLLVWSSFRFPGSHGGAANWIAAFVLSIFPLVDAFAPLSQAAEETNIYQDSLLRLNKLPENEKQMTATTVEPPRGPYTLKIDQISYTYPRAIKPALKELSLTIKPGEKLAILGRSGSGKTTLAHLLRGDLKPSSGLVTLNGQSTWKMTQQISHFIGVLHQAPYLFHTTLSNNLRLADENATDQQLWAVLERVGLKELVKQLPQQLETEVDEAGLRFSGGERHRLALARILLQQVPIVILDEPTVSLDPITEQALIETFNQQLKDKTLIWITHHLQGLSLMDKIIFIEDGQLQMSGSPTELATNNRHYQRLLAVDRGIWKNE from the coding sequence ATGCAGCTATTTAACCTTTTTAAAGAAGATAAATGGGTTCGTCCCTTTTTGAGAAAATATCGCCGGTCCCTGATTTTAGCTTTAGTTTTGGGCTTTGCAACCTTCTTTTGTGCTTCGGCTTTAATGTTTAACTCAGGGTATCTGATTAGTCGCTCGGCATCCCTACCAGAAAACATTCTTTTGGTTTATGTACCAATCGTTTTGACTAGGGCTTTTGGGATTGGTCGCCCGGTTTTTCGTTATTTAGAACGCTTAACTAGTCATAATTGGGTTTTGCGTTTAACCTCGCGTTTACGTTTGAAGTTATATCAAACTTTGGAAAGAGATGCTGTTTTTTTCAAAAGTCGGCATCAAACCGGTGATGTCTTAGGTTTATTATCTGATGATATTGCTCATTTACAGAATCTATATTTGCGAACAGTTTTTCCAACCGTTACAGCTTGGATGTTATATTTGTTCATTATTCTAGGCCTGGGTTGGTTCTCTTGGTGGTTTGGTTTGGTGATGCTTTTATTTTTTGGTGTCATAGTATTTGTTTTTCCGTTATGGTCACTATTGGCTAATGCAGCTCGACAGGAAAGACGTAAACAGTTACGCACACAATTGTATACTGATTTGACCGATAATATTTTAGGTGTTTCCGATTGGATTTTTAGTCAAAGAGCAGATGAGTATCTGAACACACATCGACAACACGAACAACAATTGGCCGCAGTTAAAGCCAAATTACAACAGTTCGATCGGCGGCGGGATTTTATGGTTCAAGTTGTTTTTGGTGTGATTGCTATCATGCTGTTGGTATGGAGCAGTTTTCGTTTTCCAGGTAGCCATGGAGGAGCAGCTAATTGGATTGCCGCATTTGTGCTCTCGATTTTCCCGTTGGTTGATGCATTTGCTCCACTAAGTCAAGCTGCTGAGGAAACTAATATTTATCAAGATTCGTTACTTCGATTAAATAAGCTGCCAGAAAATGAAAAGCAAATGACGGCTACGACGGTTGAACCGCCTCGGGGACCATACACTTTAAAAATTGATCAAATTAGTTATACTTATCCGCGAGCAATTAAGCCGGCTTTGAAGGAGTTAAGTTTGACTATTAAACCCGGAGAAAAGTTAGCAATTCTTGGCCGAAGTGGTTCAGGAAAAACTACTTTGGCTCATTTGCTACGTGGTGATTTAAAACCAAGTAGCGGTCTGGTGACACTAAATGGTCAATCCACTTGGAAAATGACACAGCAAATTAGTCATTTCATCGGCGTTTTGCATCAGGCCCCGTACCTTTTCCATACAACCTTAAGTAATAATTTACGCTTAGCTGATGAAAATGCTACTGATCAACAGTTATGGGCTGTCTTGGAGCGAGTTGGACTAAAGGAATTGGTTAAGCAGTTGCCGCAGCAATTAGAAACCGAAGTTGATGAGGCCGGATTGCGCTTTTCTGGTGGAGAGCGCCATCGTTTGGCTTTAGCACGAATCTTACTTCAACAAGTGCCAATCGTTATTTTGGATGAGCCGACCGTCAGTTTGGATCCAATTACGGAACAGGCATTAATTGAAACTTTTAATCAACAATTAAAAGATAAAACTTTAATTTGGATTACTCATCATTTGCAAGGATTATCTTTAATGGACAAAATTATTTTCATTGAAGATGGTCAATTGCAAATGAGCGGATCACCAACTGAGTTAGCGACTAATAATCGACACTATCAACGACTATTGGCAGTTGACCGCGGAATTTGGAAAAATGAATAA
- a CDS encoding polyprenyl synthetase family protein: MLDLWKRYPQVSEQLNDVNSLIQKLMISDNPAIQSLLNDCARQQGKMLRPGFFLLFSQLTATPAEKSDRLIKIAASLEILHQATLIHDDIIDDSPLRRGAITLQAKYGKDTAVYAGDLLFTVFFQLLIETMNGTHYLKINADAMQQLLRGELSQMAARFQQQQPVTAYLENIRGKTAALFRLACLEGAYFGGSDSTTIELAGEIGENIGMAFQIFDDILDYSSSTGVLRKPVLEDVAQGVYTLPLLLAYQTAPTEFKDLLDKRQHITKSEIRQVAHLVRKHQGVNQAKKLAQSFTEKAAEKISLLPDSPVTSEISQLAQKLLKRKF, translated from the coding sequence ATGTTAGATTTATGGAAGCGTTACCCGCAAGTCTCGGAGCAGCTTAATGATGTTAATTCATTAATTCAGAAATTAATGATTTCTGACAACCCAGCTATTCAATCTTTATTAAATGACTGTGCCCGTCAACAAGGAAAAATGTTACGGCCAGGATTCTTTTTATTGTTCTCTCAATTAACGGCAACTCCTGCAGAAAAAAGTGACAGATTAATTAAAATTGCTGCTTCCCTTGAAATTCTTCATCAAGCAACGCTGATCCATGATGACATCATTGATGATTCTCCTTTACGCCGCGGGGCAATTACGCTTCAAGCAAAATATGGTAAGGATACGGCCGTTTATGCAGGTGACTTATTATTCACCGTCTTTTTTCAATTGTTAATTGAAACGATGAATGGCACTCACTATCTAAAAATCAACGCTGATGCTATGCAACAATTGCTCCGCGGAGAGCTGAGCCAAATGGCAGCTCGTTTTCAACAACAGCAACCAGTTACGGCTTATTTAGAAAACATTCGCGGTAAAACTGCCGCATTATTTCGCTTAGCTTGCTTAGAAGGAGCTTACTTTGGCGGTAGTGATTCAACAACAATTGAACTAGCTGGTGAAATCGGCGAAAATATTGGCATGGCCTTTCAAATCTTTGATGATATTCTTGACTACTCTTCCAGTACTGGAGTCTTAAGGAAACCTGTTCTTGAAGATGTTGCCCAAGGTGTCTATACATTGCCGCTCCTGTTAGCCTATCAGACAGCTCCAACTGAATTTAAAGACCTGCTCGATAAAAGACAGCACATAACTAAAAGTGAAATTCGCCAAGTTGCCCACTTAGTAAGAAAACATCAAGGTGTCAATCAAGCTAAAAAATTAGCCCAGAGCTTTACTGAAAAAGCCGCTGAAAAGATTTCACTTCTACCTGACTCTCCTGTCACTAGCGAAATATCTCAGCTAGCGCAAAAATTATTAAAGAGAAAATTTTGA
- a CDS encoding prenyltransferase, which translates to MSLRVFLELVEIKAKTASVLPFILGACYSWYNYHSIHPGLLLLFFIAMFIFNMSVDIMDNYNDYHHAIDTDNYREKTNIIGRENLSLQLVFGLMCGMIALSALIGIGISAIVGWPLLVMGFVCYFVGIFYSSGPKPLSSLPLGELFSGPTMGFMITLICVYINTYQVFTWNWTSLGQVVLISLPNTLWISNLMLANNICDLAEDESNQRYTLVHYLGKERALHFFGIMNLAAIIGLIAAVFVGIAPWTVLLSLLALPVIIKQVRLFWQKQVKKETFSCAIKILAIGAASQALSYLIYMPFV; encoded by the coding sequence ATGTCGCTGCGTGTTTTTTTAGAACTGGTTGAAATTAAGGCTAAAACAGCAAGCGTATTACCTTTTATTTTAGGAGCTTGTTATAGCTGGTATAATTACCATTCAATTCATCCAGGATTGTTGCTACTGTTTTTTATTGCTATGTTTATTTTTAATATGTCAGTTGACATCATGGATAATTATAACGATTATCACCATGCAATTGATACTGATAACTATCGTGAAAAAACCAATATTATTGGTCGCGAAAATTTATCGCTGCAATTAGTTTTCGGGTTGATGTGTGGAATGATTGCCTTATCTGCACTTATTGGCATTGGAATTTCGGCTATTGTCGGTTGGCCACTGTTAGTAATGGGGTTTGTCTGTTATTTTGTTGGCATTTTTTATTCATCTGGTCCTAAACCGTTATCAAGCTTGCCATTAGGTGAACTTTTTTCTGGACCAACGATGGGCTTTATGATTACATTGATCTGTGTTTATATCAATACTTACCAAGTCTTTACGTGGAACTGGACTAGTTTAGGTCAGGTAGTGCTAATTTCGCTACCAAATACTTTGTGGATTTCAAACTTGATGTTGGCCAACAATATTTGTGATTTAGCTGAAGATGAAAGCAATCAGAGATATACTTTAGTTCATTATTTAGGAAAAGAACGTGCACTACATTTTTTTGGTATAATGAATTTGGCAGCAATTATTGGCTTGATTGCAGCAGTCTTCGTTGGAATTGCACCATGGACAGTTTTGTTATCTTTGTTAGCTTTGCCAGTTATTATTAAACAGGTACGTTTGTTCTGGCAAAAGCAAGTCAAGAAAGAAACTTTTAGCTGTGCGATCAAGATTCTAGCGATTGGTGCTGCTAGCCAAGCACTTTCATATTTAATTTATATGCCATTTGTTTAA
- a CDS encoding NAD(P)/FAD-dependent oxidoreductase: MKEIVILGAGYAGLRALHRLQAEKGDFHITLVDRNSYHYEATDLHEVAAGTQPKEKITFEINDVVKSSMTTFVQATVERINREQREVTLSNGKTIHYDYLIVSLGFRSESFGIPGVEEYALQMVDIETAEKVYQHIVEQMRDYQQTKNPADLKIVVCGAGFTGIELLGSLSDARRHLASIAGVQPEELQYYCVEAVTRLLPMFNEKLADYGISHLKDWGVNFLTGKPIKEIKPDTVIYQDDKETGATKELTAKTIIWTTGVSGSKVMEVSEFKQRRGRVMVSPDLTDPDYPNVYIIGDVSAVMNDENQRPYPTTAQIALKMGEHAANNLLAQLNGSKGEKFTFQSQGSVASIGNTHAFGMVGTKDIKGYPASFVKKAIMDKALYATGGLKEMFAKGRFDLYH, from the coding sequence ATGAAGGAAATTGTAATTTTAGGTGCAGGTTATGCTGGATTAAGAGCATTACATCGTTTACAAGCAGAAAAAGGTGACTTTCATATTACTTTGGTTGATCGGAACAGTTATCATTACGAAGCAACTGATTTGCATGAAGTTGCAGCTGGTACTCAACCAAAGGAGAAAATTACCTTCGAAATTAACGATGTAGTTAAGTCCTCGATGACAACTTTTGTTCAGGCTACTGTTGAAAGGATTAATCGTGAGCAGCGAGAAGTAACATTGAGCAACGGTAAAACCATCCACTATGATTATTTAATTGTTTCCTTGGGCTTTCGTTCAGAATCGTTTGGAATCCCTGGAGTTGAGGAATATGCATTGCAGATGGTTGATATTGAAACTGCTGAAAAAGTTTATCAGCATATTGTGGAACAAATGCGTGATTATCAACAAACTAAAAATCCGGCTGACTTGAAAATTGTTGTTTGTGGAGCAGGATTTACAGGGATTGAGCTATTGGGTTCATTATCGGATGCTCGTCGTCATTTGGCATCGATTGCAGGTGTTCAGCCAGAAGAATTACAATATTACTGTGTTGAAGCGGTGACACGTTTACTACCAATGTTTAATGAAAAATTGGCGGATTACGGAATTTCCCATTTGAAAGATTGGGGTGTTAACTTCCTGACCGGTAAGCCAATCAAAGAAATTAAACCAGACACAGTAATCTATCAGGATGATAAAGAAACTGGTGCTACTAAAGAATTAACAGCTAAAACAATTATTTGGACTACCGGAGTAAGCGGCAGCAAAGTAATGGAAGTATCTGAATTCAAGCAGCGTCGTGGTCGAGTAATGGTGAGCCCAGATTTGACTGATCCAGATTATCCAAATGTTTATATCATCGGGGATGTTTCAGCTGTGATGAATGACGAAAATCAGCGGCCTTACCCGACAACGGCTCAAATTGCTTTAAAGATGGGAGAGCATGCAGCTAATAATTTATTAGCGCAATTGAATGGATCTAAAGGTGAGAAGTTTACTTTCCAATCACAAGGATCAGTAGCCTCAATTGGCAACACCCATGCCTTTGGAATGGTTGGCACAAAAGACATCAAGGGCTATCCAGCATCTTTTGTAAAGAAGGCAATCATGGATAAAGCGTTGTATGCTACTGGCGGATTAAAGGAAATGTTCGCTAAAGGTCGTTTTGATTTATATCATTAG